The following is a genomic window from Tachysurus fulvidraco isolate hzauxx_2018 chromosome 24, HZAU_PFXX_2.0, whole genome shotgun sequence.
gattttCGATCATTGGTTTCTAAATCTATCCTGATCTATAAACTGCTACACTGGCATCTACTCTCAATTCTATTACATCTTGTCTTTCCTTGCCTCTTAAAAGTGGTCCTTGTGTTCTGTGTTAAATGTTTGGGAAGCCCTGTCTTATTGcacctttttccccctcttctcGTTCTCTTAAAGAGGACACTTACAGACTGTTATCTTCTCACTCACGGGctgtgctgttttttatttgaagCCGTGTGTACATAAAGACTGCCATTGTAAATTGTGCTACAGTGACAATGTCCTGGTGCTCGTCAGTGCCGCTGTTGATGTTTCCTTTGGTGTAAGTATGACGTTTCAGAGACACTCTGATTTATTGGtcacaaaataataaagaaaaagactTTTTGGCAGCTGTTTACTACACTGTGTTTGTTACTGCGTCTTTATTCATCTGGGAAGTAAGGCAACAGTGTGTGCTGATTTAATTAAAAGATTATGATACTAATACCTTCACTACAGGGAGGTATTAATTGCAGTTCATTTGACGCCTTGGAccatgttttgtttctgttgaaTACAAAATGCTGGACTGCCACaaattatttaacattcattGTTAATAATAACTAGGAAGATTAATCCCTGCATTTTattagacaataaataaaaaatagccaCGGAGAGAAGGGTGGCAGGTACAGTATCAGATTGATCAGATTTTTAAcaatataattgttttattataagACACATTCAGCAAAtatgtatttcatttataaGAGGCATGAGAGCTTTTTAATATCCTGATTATTTCACATCAAGAATCCAAACTATAAACTAAtattaaaattgaaaaaaagaaaaaaagaataaaatgtgaatGCTCCACCTATCCTTTTATATCACACTTTATTTGATGGAATAAAGCTGGCTTATATCCTGTATTATGCATTCATTTGGTCCAATTTTCTGATTagacaaggtttttttttttttaaaaaaacattgcacAGGCAGGGTGTAATCATGGCCACCAGAGCTGTGAATAAGAAACCTCCTAAAGGTTACCTCTATaatactgtcttttttttttttcttttatcattttgtCAACCTGAATTGGACAGTTTCTGTGTAAAATTGAACAACAGCTTGTTTATAAGTAGAAGCTAATGAATGAGTTAGACTAAAGAAACAATAACAACCCCCTTGTGGAAACCTTTTTTCAGGGTGTATTAACTCTACATTGAGCTGTTGTGGATAGAGttaatattttctatttgaAGTGAAGACGTAACAAATAAAGGTTTATGATGAACAGACATAAGTTGTGTCCCTTTAACGTGACACTGTAGCACCATGCAGATGAAGGTGGGGTTACGTGTAGATATTGGTCTGATTTACACTGCCATCTAGTGTTTATGGGAAGTAATGCAGAAAAAATGGCAGGACTCATCAGAGACATGTAGATAATGACATGAGGCCAAACTGCTGAAAGCCTGAGCTGAACGTGAAGCTGTTTAAAGACTGTTTGTCTTTAATTCTAGACTAAGATTAAAAATTAATCTCTGTTAAATGTTGAACTGAGGTGATcaactcacccacacacacacacacacacactcactatccTACTGGCTAGTTTTTTCGGTAAGTACAAGCATAACCTCATTTGGCTTCTTGCCaggtttttaatttcatttaaaattgtttaacaaaaaaaaaacaaaaaaactataagCTAAAGGTTAACATGATAAAGGAAGCTGAAAGAAACCCTAAACCTAAATCTAGGCCATTCTAAATCACTTCCATATTGATATTTCTTATTAACGTTACGTTGGAGTAGGTTCTTTTAATACAACAAAGCAGACTTTTACGAGAATCCTATTTTCTTTGACCGtgtgatcatttaaaaacatgagAATATAATTCTTGTGCTTTATTTAGGcgcagacatacagtacaaaggAAAAACAGTTGATTTAGCATTTTCTATTTGAATCAACAATGTGTGATTTAGCTCACAATGCAAAAACTTGTCAGAGATGTGCGCACAAAGCCTTCAGGGGAAAAATCATCAGAAACAGAGCGTAATAGATGAGATGAACTGTGGACAGAACTAATGTCATAATTCATATCCAGAAGTCCAAATGTACTAAATAAAGGGATCAGTGTCTGACATATAAGAAGTGGCACAAATATCATTGCTGctgcatataaaaaaatattttagaaaacaatcagaaaaataGTAATGTTTTTGCATCCAAACAAACTTTTACAAGCTTGACTTATAAATTTGGTGTAAACTCTACATTGCAATGAAGTGGCTTCTTAGCAAGAGCTgctaaagttgaaaaaaaatatatatgggGAATGTCAAACAGCTGAGGAAGCCGATATCAACACCCAAACCCACTGTTCCCGTGTGATCAGTACATCTACAGCTCATGTTTACCTGCAAGTGGATTAAGGACTTGGACAAGATGGTGGTCTTGCTGAATCCTGAAGTACAGTAGATTCAGAGCCTTGTTTTTCGATTATAAACAACTGAGTGgaaactttttcacatttttaagaAAAGCCAAAACCTGTGAAATAAAACTCAGAGCTAGTTGTGCCTGTAATATTATTGAACATGCTAAAAGACCTCAGTAATGAAATGTCACAAACTGCATATTGTATGACCTTGTTGTAGTGAAATAAAGTGACTGGTACCATGGCGCTGTTCGATTACTAAACGGATAGAAAGTGCTGAGTGAAGTTcttacagcagctctgacaaatCACACCAATATTAGTGCAATCTTTCAATAGGTTATCATTTCCATAGTAAAAAGGCTCTCCAAATAAATTTTAGTAGCATTTCTAGTGTCAATGCTCTCTTATCAGTCATACTGTAGTAACAATAAATCTGCTAGCAAGTTGTCTGCTACAGGAAATTCCTCAGGATGAAATGCTTCTCAGTACAAGCTGCATAGTTTGTCTTATTGGGtttaagacaaaaaagaaaaagaaagcagagtGAAAACAAGAACCAAACATTTCACAGACAAACTGAAAAAcagtgtaactataaatggacaaAACTTATGTGATtcttttatgaataaaaaattattgTAACCTCTCTGTAGTACATGAAGAATAAAAACTTCAAGATattgctgttataggaaaatgaaCTACAAAATCAAACTTGTGGAGCtatatgaagaaataaataagcaatACATCATCTACATTTCCATAGATTTGTCTTTCTAGTCTAGACTTTCTATTTATCTCTCTATTAAATCTGAACATTAACAATTCTACACTAAGCACTTAATTGTTTTCAATATTTTAGCTTTTTGGTAATatataaacttgtttttttttatcatatatatcatataGCATTTTGCTACTATTATCCAGCTTTATTCATCTAAATGACAAAGTGTGAGACATGGCTTCTGTTCCCAAAACAATTCACACACTATTTTTGCCATTTGCGTTATTAAAGGCTAAACCTACCTGTGAAGGTGAAGCCACAACACTTAGGCTTCGGGGAACAGGGAAAATATGTAGTAGAAACGTCGTCATTTGCTATGAGGTTAGAGTAACTTCTTAGTGCTATTTTATGGCAGTGTCTAATTTAGAGTGAAACGTAAcgaatacaaaaacattttctctaTGAAATGTCTTAACTGAGCTTCTAATGGCAGCTTCACTATTTATCCTTAATAGCAAAACTGCAAATAAAGGTCATGTATGGGCTGGGCTACCAGTGTAGACTTCATCCCCTATGTCATTTTTGTATGCATACACGTTGGGGTTTGGATGGTTTTAAGGAAGAAAACCAAGCAGATAACAGACAAAGGTCAGAAGTTGTATAGAAACGTGTGACGCCCCAAGTGTTCATTCATCTCCACCTGACCCAAGATCAGCTCCAGTGTCTGCCTACCACACGTTCTGGATACCAGACTGATGCGAACATTCAGTGGACGAAATGATTGCAGTTAACGGAcctcaaataaaaaattaatccaTGTAGTGCAAAACCTAGACAGCGAGTGATATTGTTAGAGAACTGTGAACTCATAAAAGCTCATCTTTCGTCCATGTGATATATTTCTTATGAATACATTTTTCCTAACGAGTTTGAAGGAAAGAAAGTGAGCACAGAGCAgcagttttgtttttcagctATGTATGATGTTAGGATGGAAGAAGCGGAGGGGAGAAGAGGTGGAAGAAGCGAAGAGACTGGCTGTGAGTGAGGTGAAGAAGCTGTTGCTCATTGTAGCTCTGGAGTCAGAACAGTCGTCCCTTCTGGCTGCTTGACCACCGGCTCTGCACTCGGCGTCGATTCTGACTCAATCCCAAGCTCGGTGGAAGATGCCGTGGGGCTCACCTTGGTCTGTGGTAACATCTGCCATTACTATATGATTACTGATGGAAGCTTAAATGAATTGTCATTTACACCAGCTTACCTTTAAACTGTCCACTTTGTCCTCAAATGACTTGAAGGTGGGAGTGTTCCTGTAAGGAATCAGATATCTGTATTAAATACAGcatgaaaatacattttagacaCGCATCAAAATGTGTCACGTTGCTATCTAATAACTTGTATATTAGCTgttagagaaagagacagagacagagggaaagagagagagagacacacagatgatTCTATCCAGCCTTCTTGGAATAAAATCgctccttacacacacaggcCTGCGAGCGACATCGAGAGCCTTACCTCATCACAGGCATGCTAGTGGAGTGTTGTATGGAGCGTATACTATCAGACAGCAAtgaggaaaaggagagagagcggTTAGTCACACATCAGTGATGattgagagagaaataaagcttCACAACTATATGGACAAACTCCTTCACATTCAGAAGAAATTTGCGGTGGGCGCGTTtcgtttttttaattaaaattgccTAATGGACAGAGCTTTAATGGtcacaagcattttttttttcaacaagcAGAGAAAACATTATTGAcatttagtaaaaaaataagCTGCTACcaaatatcttttattttttatgttatatagGATGAAAAGCTTTCGGCACAGCTCATAACCTAATGCTGCCTCGTGGTATAGAGACTTTTTACTGAGGATGCAATGTACAGCTTGATTATGTCCAATTCACCCCTACAAAGAAGGTAGCACAATGATCTGTGTCTGTATTAACACAactaattcacacacaccatacttcaTTATACTGTTAGCTACCAGTCTTTAGGGCATGGATTAGGTTTCCAAGCAACCAAAGCAAGACACTCGGCAAGcactttaaaactttaatttatGACTTATGATTTCACTTTCGAAAATGATGTTTAAGCTTTACAATGTTTGGAGCAATATTATCtacatttctgaaataaattcCAACATtactggaaaaaaagaaagattaatTCTGGATATAATACACAGCCAGTTCAAAGGACTTGTTCATTTGGAGGATCGTTGATCAGCAACATGGCCAGCTGGAGTGCTAAGATATGAAGCTAAGACCCAAATCTCAGGGCTTTACACCAGACTCGAGAAGTTTATACAGAGCTTAAatgtactgaaacacacacagcgtaGAGTGACAGATTCAGACAAGTGGGCTTTGTTTTGGAAAGTTACTGAAATCATAAAAAGACAGAATATAAggtagaagaaaataaaaaaaaggcccAAGATACACAAATCTTCTTAATTCAGCACTACTCAAGCTTAAAACTCATGCACACAACAAACAGAGACTGAGTATGCAGTCAACATGCTACTAATAGtattagggtgctttcacacctgccttgtttagttcggttgaatcgtaccagagtccgattgctcgtttggtgcggttcgtttgggcaggtgagaatgcagcaatcggactctggtgcgcaccaaaagcggactaaacaagcgtaccgagacctccttgaagaggtggtctcggtacgctttcaaacgaactctggtacggttcgtttgtggtgagaacacggtccgagatcgaatagatatagaatatagaatatagaataactgcaaaaagtattgcgcattttggactaaaccagctgccgtagtgggtcgttggcaatattttcggaagataagcatgtcacagtttcgcaaaagtaatgctcgccgcctcctgaagtgtcttgcgatgcgtcttcgccgtttgcagtgcattaaaattatattttaaagccgcatccgcgcttcattctgaaaattaagactttgcatagaatgctgtatacaagcgatgtagtagattacaacgaCGAACATAACTGCAGCAcacagtcgtctctccatggtgtactgtatgctgtatttttctctttttgtttacttccggagtttcgttgaaatttcccgcacgtttattctgaccaatcgagaagcagtttaggaaatacatgtggccaatgagtgatgtggatgttatcacatgactgcattttgattcgtttcaactggtgcggaatagaatgatcagtgtggtgtgaaaaggaaccaaaactgctgaaaatatacaatgtatcatttatttgcttttggtccggaccaaatgaaccgaactataggtgtgaaagcacccttagagTACAGGCAGTAAATTCAAATCATCAAATGAACCACATGCACAAACGAtatctataataaatataaattcgaCATCCAAAACGCCTGGCACAGATGCGATTCTCTTACCTAAAGGAATTGGACTGCAGTATGTAAATGTCAGACTGcattagcaaataaataaaaagtaaactaaAAGCAAAGATTGTTGTGGTTTGTGATTCAGTAACCATTTGGTGTAAAATAACGCAGTGCTCACACTATGCAAGCCACAACACATCTTGCGAAGTTTTTCTGTTTCAGTGTGCATAACAGATCTGTCAATAACAGTTAAGTGATGAAACCGAATTGCTAATTTTCTAATTTGTCAGACAAACAGGGCTTGTGTTGTCCTCCAAATACTCTACTCTCATGACTTTAGCTCACTGGCTGTGTGATTCAATCtcacaatcattttaaactaGGCTAAACCTATTTATGTAAATCTGTATGTTTTAACTGATGCAATTTCATATaggagctttaaaaaaaatcgacACGACATGATTACTATAAGTTACTTATGCTTGCTAGCAAGAACACATTGTTATTGTTCTGGATCACAATAGTCAACTTGGTGAGCTAATGAGCTGATTAGTAACGGTTAGGAAGTTTTACCTATTTATTCCTAGAAAGAAAACAGACGTTAGCTTAATCAAAAGATGGCGAGGTTTATGTTTATTGGTTACCTGACATCCTCCAGCTTTCTGCTGATGGCTGAACCCACACTGGAGAATGCTGCTGTGGCTTTCTGGCCGGCTTGGCTCAGCGTCTCTGACGTCCTCTTATACCTAAATGCACAAGGCAAACTCAGAACAAGTCCAATGGGACACATGGCTGCTCTGAAATATATTCCTTCTAAAAAAATAGTGTCTCAAATCAGCTGCATTCCCACAAAGCTAACTAATTAATCAAGCATTAAGATAAAAATGGCCTCTGTTCAGTTCAGACTGAATAGATAGTGCAAGATTTGAGGTGTATGATGCAGTGACATATGGAGCTGTTCCTCTAAAGCAACAGGAAGAGAAACCCACAGGGCACAGGTGGCTATGGGGCACGTACGCTGTGGATGTAGTGACTTCCTGCCAGCTCTTGCTCAGGTTCTGTTTAAGCTCATTGAATGGAGTGATTCCCAGCTTCCGCTTGATCTCTGCCAAGTGCCTCTCCTTAGAAGCCAGCACTTGAGTAAGAGTCTGGATTTCCTCCTCCACCTGCAGAGTACAACAATCGAGATCTTACCTACAGATTTAGTTAGGTGTGGGATtataattacaaacacaaatataataaatatgcaaGCTTGTCAATGTggctcagtatttttgtagggTACTAATGATCCAGGacacacaaaaatgaacattatatTTGCAgtgtctgataaaaaaaaaagattctagTTAGCttgaaaaaaaggttgtggGATTGACAATAGACTACGTGTACAATGCCCCCTGGCTGACAAGAGTATTCATAATGCAGTGTGTGCTTGGTTTTATTCACACAATCTTCACTCTGGAAGACAGTGACGACTCTTCTGACTTCTTAGACTTCGCTCCAACAAACATAAAGAACGGataaaatattctgtaatgttatttctgcacacactggctatattttttttcctccagtcaCAAATTCTGATCCCAGTAATCGTAATTCAGTGCAGTAAACAGTGTCTCAGGCCCCATTTTTAACAATGTGTGTCTAAAACTGAACCTGAATACAGCCCCCAGGctctaaaattaaaaatgtacattctCAATTACTTACAACTAGGTCAAAAAGAAAGACTGACATTGAGTGAGGCTATCAGTGTGACCTTGAAAAAAAGGCATATTGCATCCAGTCACAGCAATAGTCAGAAAACAGGTTGTTAATAATAGGTAGCATAGACAAGCATATTACAGACTGCTGACCTTCACCAGTTCACTGCGAAGCTCCTCTTGTTCCTCCTCTGTAAGGGCTGTGCTAAAGGCGGGCTGCAGGGCGCTCGCTGCATCTTCCCCCACTTCTGGGATGGAGTCTGGTCTCTGAGAACCTGCACCcacaaatatattacattttaggTTAGAAAAATGATAGACAACTTTGCActaatctctggaaaattgtccgtagtgtgtgagtgaatgagagtgtgtgtgtgtgtgcgcgtgtgtgccctgcgatgggttggcactccgtccagggtatatcctgccatgatgcccgatgacgcctaagataggcacaggctccccgtgacccgaggtagttcggacaggcggtagaaaatgagtgagtgagcgagaacTTTGCACTACTTTGTGTTACATAAAGGCTTACTTTAATGTTTAGTTCATTCAAAATGACTCATTAAGGGCGAACAAACAGCACGCAACACTCAGTCCAAAGAGTAAATCTAAACATGtaattttacacaatttaaattgatttaataattttttctgCCTAATAAAATAGCTATAATGACACATTAAAAACCTACAGCAGCATCTCTACAAGTGGCCATGTACATTTCCTATCCAAACTAGTTGTCTGCTAGTAAACTAGCTCTTATATGTCAGAGTTAAAGATGAGTAGGATTTCAGTGTGGGAGTCTTGCTTTAGTCAGCACTCCAGAAACAGCTCTCAAAGACAAATGGAAATTTGTACAACTTCAAAAACGACATAAACCGCCTTTGCATTTTATTAAGTGGATCAGACCTATAAACTTCCTGCATGATAAAAATGTTTGGCCATCCAAAATTTATTGCAAGTGCAGGAATATTGAAAACAGAAAACTTTGCCAGTCCTCCAGTTCTTATAGCAAACTTTATTATACAGCATCAGAGACACAACGGTAACGGGCAGGCACAAGAATAAAAAGTAGAAATATGGCCTTCATATGTTCGACAGTTACTCGAGtaaatgtgtacacacacacacgacatgtTTCCCACACACAATTTCACTTGGTCATGAGGCATGTGTCTGCTGAAGGGGTGAATAATTTCAGTAGTCGGGGTGAAGCCTGCCTAATTGAACCTCAGTTTTTTTATGACcatcatatttaaaaagaattatatattatatatatatattttacacttaGCTAAAAAGAGACCCTTAAAACTTGCTGTCAGCAAAAcagtttttattgctttaaaatTAATGTTGTTCTAAACTACAGTGAAAGTGTAAAACTGATACACTTGAGTGGCTTAGGCTTAGAAACACAACACTAAGGTGCATTTCTAAACAGCCATCACTTTTGACCCCTGTAGAGGAGGTCGAGTGGGACATGAGATTAACTCCTGAAAGTAGCGCAGCCTACGTCCCGGCCACCTACAAGTCGTTTCATCAGCTAAAAGTGCTTCTGGTTGAAAATGTGCTTGCATGTTAGTGTTGTAAGCtgattacagaaaaaaacaaacagacaatcCAAGGTTCCCACCTTAACCTCCCACTACATTCCACCAATCCTGCTTCATAAACAAACTCTACCTCCCACTCCTACAGCGTGAGAAAAGCAGGGAGGGACGCACAAAGTATAAACAGTTATCAGTGACACTGCATGCAGAGAATAAATCTAAAACATCATACGAACTGGTAAAACTGAGACAAACTGTGGCTTTTAACTTCCCAGGCCATCTTACTCCAACTGCAAACAACACATTTCCATGCCAAATACAATAAGCCCATATTCTGTCTCAGCACTCAAACAATTCTTATACAGTTAAGGCTTTATAACGTCATTAATTACAGTATTAGGTATTAAGCACAAGAGGTTTATCAGGTGATGAACCTTGTTTTCTGACTCGGtatttcatacattcattcatactGTTCTGAGACACACCTTTTTCACTACAATGACCTACTTTTTGATCTCCACCCTTTGTTACTCAACACAATACTGCGTTTACTTTCTGCATGCAACTTTAGGGTTTTACATCATTGTATTAAAtggctgacttttttttttatacaatttatatatagtttttaagCAAGATCGGAGAAGAACTTGTGAAAGTGCTAATATTTAGCATAAATTAACCTGACACAGCATGATAATTTTTTAGTAGAACATTTCGCTCAATACTGGGACAACAACTATTCAGTCAGTTTACACTCACTGACCAGCTGGTTAGGAAGAGCTTTATACCTGCTCATTCATGTCATGTAGAGTTGCCAATAACAGAGTCTGTGCTCACTGAGGCCTCAGATTCCTGAGGTTGGCTGAAAGCACTGGAACCTCATGCGGTCTTCTGTTGTAGCTCTTTAGCCTCAAGGTTAGCCATGTTGTTCATACAGAGACGCTTGTTTGCTGATTATGTGAGTTACTGTAGCCgtcctgtcagcttgaaccagtGTGGCCAGTCTTCTCTGACCACATCCATGAACAAGGCATTACCATCTGCAGAACTTCCACACATAGGaccttttctgttttctgcacCTGTTTTGTGTAAACTTAAACTGCTTAGTGTGAATGAAGTTTCTTAAAAATACTCCTTCTTAAATAATCCAGCCCATTTGGATCCAATTTTTCACTGCTACTATTACTTGCACTTCTACATACAGAAGAATATATTGGAAAGGGTGCGGAGACAACTTTCTTCACCATGCAGATAAATCTGATGCCAGCAAGTGCCAAATATCAAGTTGATAGATACACTCTCTTGATAATATATAAGCATGAACAGGTAAAACAGACAGTGGTGTCAGTTCGGTTCAAGAAGAATTTCGACTTTTAGAGGTTTACTGAACAGGTCTCACAAATGGCTCTGAAATGGCAGTTTAAGAGTCTTGTTGAATGTTTAGCAGCACAGTGGTCACCAGCTGGTCATCGTGTGTGTTTGACAGGAACTGCCAGCACCAGAGCTCTGTCAACCTACAACACATTTATTCTGCAGTAGTCACACTTATTTTCCTTTACACTGGTGATGTACATACCCTTTGTTTTACTCACACATATGACATTTTCCATTATGAAACTTCATGTTAAGCTTTTAGATTTGAATAATTTCCCAATATTATGTTTCAACAATAACAAATGGAAGAAATAAATCTCTTCAGTTGATCTGACCATCCACGACTGGCCTTTTTGAACACGTCTCCTGTAAAAACTTCCATTCTCCATGATCACACTGTCTGCAAACAAAACTTATAAATGAACAGCAGATGAGACACCAAAAGAAGCTGCAATAAGCAGCTGGTTTCGATTCTGCTGTTTTAGCCACACCACCCTCCAGAATGCTATGTGCGTGCACTACAAGTGCAGTGGAGAGTTATCATCAGCCCAGTTTCCAAACAGCCTCGCACATTTTTTTTGCCTGTCAGTTATTTGATCCCTGATTACTGTCCACATTGAGATATTTCACAGTGATGTGGCCATATTCATTACAGAACACCTTCAAATGTAGTTTGCTTCACACCTGTAATTAGTGCTGTCTCTTGTGATTCGATCGCCAAGAATACTCATTAACGCCAGGAGTAAACGGGACCTGATAGTCCAAGCTTTCCAGCTGGAAGTGATGGCACACTTGTGTCGATTACACTGACACTAGCCACCCATTAACATCTGCTAACTCATGCATGTGGAAGCAGGCAGTTGTAATTAGTAAAACAATCAATAAATAGCTGTTGCTTTTTTACAATGAGTGTATATATGACTTTCAGAGAGACATATTTCAGTTCAGCAAAGTACCGACTTTGCTGAACTGAAATATGTCTCTCTGAAAGTCATATATACACTTCCAAAGCGATACAACAATAATATATGCCACTATTTCACAATGTATATGCTTTTCTCAGGCCACCCCATTGCCTACTGAAgtttgaagcttttttttttttgcatagctAACACTGAACATTGGTAACCTTTTTTTCAGTGAGAAGATGTTTGTGCTGGTCATAGAGTCTAATCTGAAATAGTTGTTAATTTTTCTGCACTTTTTACTTGGCAGGAAAAATCTGTCTGGTCTGGAACCAAGAATCAGTAATTTTATTAGTGAGAACTAGTCATGCAAAGCCTTGCTTCTAGTATTCACTAGAGTCTGATGCCTTCCTAATTACATTACAAGGCCAAGATCTAGCTTTCATCGGAAGAGTCTTAGACCTTCTCCTGTAGCTTCTTTCACAGTAAATTAACTTGAATATTAAGGAGGACTTtttaaaatactactactactactactactactactaataataataaatgactaaATCCTGCTCCAAAAGAatcatatttactgtataccTTCATTTTGAAACTCTGAAAATGGGCAtggtagactttttttttttttgctttaacctGAGCTT
Proteins encoded in this region:
- the tpd52 gene encoding tumor protein D52 isoform X1 — its product is MDPIEDYKSPFSFEEGFNTNYLYLSPKESFTPLSSPALPCRGSQRPDSIPEVGEDAASALQPAFSTALTEEEQEELRSELVKVEEEIQTLTQVLASKERHLAEIKRKLGITPFNELKQNLSKSWQEVTTSTAYKRTSETLSQAGQKATAAFSSVGSAISRKLEDVSIRSIQHSTSMPVMRNTPTFKSFEDKVDSLKTKVSPTASSTELGIESESTPSAEPVVKQPEGTTVLTPELQ
- the tpd52 gene encoding tumor protein D52 isoform X3; amino-acid sequence: MDPIEDYKSPFSFEEGFNTNYLYLSPKESFTPLSSPALPCRGSQRPDSIPEVGEDAASALQPAFSTALTEEEQEELRSELVKVEEEIQTLTQVLASKERHLAEIKRKLGITPFNELKQNLSKSWQEVTTSTAYKRTSETLSQAGQKATAAFSSVGSAISRKLEDVRNTPTFKSFEDKVDSLKTKVSPTASSTELGIESESTPSAEPVVKQPEGTTVLTPELQ
- the tpd52 gene encoding tumor protein D52 isoform X5, yielding MEEYEQGSQRPDSIPEVGEDAASALQPAFSTALTEEEQEELRSELVKVEEEIQTLTQVLASKERHLAEIKRKLGITPFNELKQNLSKSWQEVTTSTAYKRTSETLSQAGQKATAAFSSVGSAISRKLEDVRNTPTFKSFEDKVDSLKTKVSPTASSTELGIESESTPSAEPVVKQPEGTTVLTPELQ
- the tpd52 gene encoding tumor protein D52 isoform X4 — protein: MEEYEQGSQRPDSIPEVGEDAASALQPAFSTALTEEEQEELRSELVKVEEEIQTLTQVLASKERHLAEIKRKLGITPFNELKQNLSKSWQEVTTSTAYKRTSETLSQAGQKATAAFSSVGSAISRKLEDVSIRSIQHSTSMPVMRNTPTFKSFEDKVDSLKTKVSPTASSTELGIESESTPSAEPVVKQPEGTTVLTPELQ
- the tpd52 gene encoding tumor protein D52 isoform X2 encodes the protein MEEYEQATLQRLHDDLQASSCEPQMESSMSHDSHFGEIMCYGSQRPDSIPEVGEDAASALQPAFSTALTEEEQEELRSELVKVEEEIQTLTQVLASKERHLAEIKRKLGITPFNELKQNLSKSWQEVTTSTAYKRTSETLSQAGQKATAAFSSVGSAISRKLEDVSIRSIQHSTSMPVMRNTPTFKSFEDKVDSLKTKVSPTASSTELGIESESTPSAEPVVKQPEGTTVLTPELQ
- the tpd52 gene encoding tumor protein D52 isoform X6, producing the protein MDPIEDYKSPFSFEEGFNTNYLYLSPKESFTPLSSPALPCRGSQRPDSIPEVGEDAASALQPAFSTALTEEEQEELRSELVKVEEEIQTLTQVLASKERHLAEIKRKLGITPFNELKQNLSKSWQEVTTSTAYKRTSETLSQAGQKATAAFSSVGSAISRKLEDVR